GCGACGACCGAGAAAGGCGCGGTCCACCTCTTGAAGATGGCCTATCTCGTCTGGTTCTTGAAGAAGCAGCTCGTGGAGAACCGGTCGTCGACCTTGAGAGAGCTCTATTACATCTCCGAGGGCTGGAAGAAGGCGAAGTTCGCCGCGCAGGACGAGAGCAACCTCTTAATCGAGGACCTCGAGATCATCACCGAGGTGCAGCGGGAGGCCTTCCACCTCCGGCCGGAGGAGGACGGGGCCTCGATCTTCGGGCCCGTGCGGCTCAGGGAGACGACACGGCGCGGCGTCAAAGAGATCCACTGCCAGGACGACGTCGGGGAGGCGGGCTACCCCATCCCGAACAACGTCGACAACCTCGAGTTCATCGACCACGACGCGAAGTTCGTGGTCGCCATCGAGACCGGCGGTATGTACGCCCGTCTAATGGAGAACGGGTTCGACGAGGAGTACGGGGCGGTCCTGGTCCACCTCAAGGGGCAGCCGGCCCGCTCGACGCGCCGGGTCTTACGGAGGCTCAACGAGTCGCTCAACCTCCCGGTGGTCGTCTTCACCGACGGCGACCCCTGGTCCTACCGGATCTACGCGAGCGTCGCCTACGGTTCGATCAAGAGCGCCCACATGTCGGAACTCCTTGCGACCCCCCAGGCGCAGTTCGTCGGTGTGCAGCCCTCCGACATCGCCGACTACAACCTCCCCGCCGACCACCTCACGGAGCAGGACATCAACGCCCTGAAGGCGGAGCTGACCGATCCGCGATTTGCGACCGACTACTGGCGGACCCAGATCAACCTGCAGCTCGATATGAAGCTGAAGTCGGAACAACAGGCGTTCGCGAGCCGGGGGCTCGACTTCGTGACGAAGGAGTACCTGCCGAAGCGGTTGTCGGAGATGGGAGTTATCTGAGGGGACTTGCGGGCTCCGGCTGGAGAGAACCCCTCATATTTTGTTCGTACGGCGCCAGCCAGCTCCACGCCTCTTACAGTACACAACGCCGGCAGTCCTGCGCCCCACAGGCGAGGTTCTCGACCTTCCACCGGAGCGCCCACTGCTTGATATCCTTGATCACCCCGACGATCTCCAGCCCGCTCTCGGTGAGAGTGTACTCACTCCTCACGGGGACGGTCCCGGCCTCCACCCTCCGCTTGATAAGGCCTTCTTCCTCGAGTTCCTTCAGTCGGGCCGAGAGGACCTTTGCCGTGATCCCCGGGAGGCGGTCCTTCACCTCGGTGAACCGCCGGGTGTAGCCCTCCCCCTTATAGAGCTCGAGGATGATCAGGAGCGTCCACTTCTTTCCCAGGTACCTGACGGTCTGATTGACCGTACACTCGTCCTGCATGGTATAGTTAGAGAAACCTTCTCCTACTTATACTCAAGTATCAAATCGATACCTTGTATCCTAAAGATACCATGGAGTGAGTACAATGTTCTGCAACCAGTGTGAAGAGACGGCAAAGGGCCTCGGCTGCACCGTACGCGGCGTCTGCGGCAAGGACAAAGAGACCGCCGGGCTCCAGGACGTCCTGATCTACGTCCTCAAAGGGCTCTCGGCGAGGAACCTCGCGGCGATGAAGAACGGCGGCGGAAACCCGGATGCCGGGAGGTTCGTCGGGGGATGCCTCTTTGCGACCCTGACCAACGTGAACTTCGACCCCGCCCGCCTCCGCGATATGATCCGTGAAGCAGCCCGCATCCGCGACGCCCTCCCGGCGTCCGGGAGCGCGGAGCCCGACGCCTGCACCTGGGTGCCGGCAGGCCCCGCGGCGATCGCGGCAAAGGCGCAGGAGATCGTCGCCGCACGGGACGCCGTGGATCCGGACCTGCGGTCGCTCCACGACCTCCTCATCTACGGGCTCAAAGGGATAGGCGCCTACTCCCACCACGCCGCGGCCCTCGGCTACGAGGATCAGGAGATCGCGGCCTTCATGCAGGAGGGGCTTGCCGCCACGCTGCAGGACCTCACCGCCGGGGATATGGTCGGCTACGTGCTCGCGTGCGGCAAAGTCGGCGTCAAAACCTTCGCCCTCCTCGACGCCGCAAACACGACCGCCTACGGGACGCCGGCGATCACGACCGTCAGCACCGCGGCGGGCACGCGGCCGGGGATCCTGGTCACCGGCCACGACCTCAAGGACCTCGCCGACCTCCTCGAGCAGACCCGCGGAGCGGGCGTCGACGTCTACACCCACGGCGAGATGCTCCCGGCGCACGCCTACCCGGCCCTTGCGAAGTACGACCACCTCGTCGGGAACTACGGCGGCTCCTGGCCCTTCCAGCGGGAGGAGTTCGACCGGTTCAACGGCCCCGTCCTCGTCACCACAAACTGCCTCGTCCCCCCGAAGGACTCCTACCGCGACCGGGTCTACACCACCGGGCTCGTCGGGTATGCGGGGTTAAAGCACGTCGACGCCCCGGCAGACGGGAAGAAGGACTTCTCGGCCCTGATCGAGCACGCGAAGCGTTGCGAGCCCCCGCAGGATATCTCCCGCGGCGATCTCATCACCGGGTGCGCCCACGCCCCGGTCCTCGCCATCGCGGATACGGTCATCAGTGCGGTGAAGTCCGGCGCCGTCAAGCGGTTCGTCGTGATGGCCGGCTGCGACGGCCGGCACAGCGGACGGGACTACTACACCCGGTTTGCAGAGGCTCTCCCCGCGGATACGGTCATCCTCACCGCCGGGTGCGCGAAGTACCGCTACAACAGCCTCGACCTTGGCGATATCGGCGGCATCCCCCGCGTCCTCGACGCCGGCCAGTGCAACGACTGCTACTCGCTCGTGGTCATCGCCCAGGCCCTCGCAGAAGCGTTCGGCGTCGGGATCAACGACCTCCCGGTCTCCTACAACATCGCCTGGTACGAGCAGAAGGCGGTGCTCGTCCTCCTCAGCCTCCTCTCGCTCGGCATCAAAGATATCACCCTCGGCCCCCGCCTCCCGGCCTTCGTCTCGCCCGGTATCCTGAAGGTTCTCGTCGAGAACTTCGGGATCAAGGGGATCGCGACGGTCGAGGAGGACCTCGAGCGGATGGTGCCGGGGAACTGAACATTTTTTTGAAAACCTCATTCCGCTGACCAGATCGGGCGTCATGGTCGATCCAGCACCTACATGCAATTTTCGGTGTGGATCTGACCACAATGCTCCAGGTAATGACATGCAGCGCTCACAGGCAGGAGCCCAAAGAAATAAGGGAACTCTTAAGGGATCTAATCGTAGAAAAGACGTAGGAGAAGAGCCGGGGAATGGAGCGAAGGCAGGCCTACGAAAACCTGAAGCGGAACCCGAAAAGTGTGCGGTTCGAAGACCTTTGCCGTGCAGCAGAGGCATTCGGGTTCCGCTTCAGGGGCAAAAAGGGGAGTCACAGGATTTATGTGCGGGAAGGGGTTGCGGAGATCCTGAACTTCCAGAACGTAGGCGGGAAGGCAAAGCCCTATCAGGTTCGCCAACTGCTTAAAGTGATTGAGAACTATAATCTCCTGGAGGATGAGGATGCCGCATAGATACGCGATCGAGATCATCTACAGCGATGAAGATGAGGGGTTCATCGCCGTGGTCCCGGAACTTCCAGGGTGCTCTGCGTTCGGCGGGACCGAGGAAGAAGCACTCCGCGAGGTGAAGGTTGCCGTCTCCCTCTGGCTTGAGGTTGCCCGCGAAGAGGGCAGGGCAATCCCGGAGCCCGCCGGGAGGGAGCGGCTCCGGGATATTCTTGCCGGAAAAGGCGCTGCGTGCAGACCGGGAGCATGAACGGCGCCCTCTCGCACATCCAGGATTTCAGCAGCCGGGTCCATAACCTGCTTTCCCACGCAGTTCTCATTTACCTGAGGCTACCGTAACATACGTGCTTTTTCTGCCCGGATTGAGTCGTGGTATCACCTAAACTCCGCGAGCGCCACCACCGGCACCCCCTCGAGATCGTCGAAGACCAGAGGGTAGACCCGCAGGGTCCAGGGTTCCTCAAGCAGCCTGCCGTAGGAGAGGTCCACGTCCTCGAGCAGGAAGATGTGCGGGGAGCCGCAGAGGAACCCACGGTGGACCTCGGCGCCCGCCTCCGGTTCTGCAGGAATGGCGATGGAGATGGTATCGATCCCGAACAGCCTTAGGGCCGGGTTCTCCCTGCGGAGGAAGCCCGGCACCTCGGGGTGCACCCAGGGGTGCCTCTCCGCGTAGGCACCCGGGTCGCTCTCCCGGACCCGGCCGTTGCCGGTCCGGACGAAGATCGCACGTGAGTTCCGGATCGCGTCGAGGTGCGGAAGGAGGTCCTGGGTCCGGATCGGCTCCTCGCCCTCCTTTTTCACCTCGATGCACCGCACGGGTTCAAAGACCGCTTCCGGCGCAAGGAGACCCCTGACCTGGCCCCCGCCCGGGCAGAAGTGGCGGGGGAGATCGATGTGTGTCCCGGCATGGCTGGAGAAGGAGATCAGGCTCTTCTCCTCCGTATCCCCCTCGTCAAAGGACTTCGTGCGGGTGATCGTGAGCGGTTCCGTGCCGGGGTAGAGCGGCGCTGCCCGGTTCAGGGGGTACGAGATCGGGATGAGCATATGCTCTCCCGTAGATACTCCCGGAGTTGATGAAGGTTCGCCACGACCCCCTCCACCCCCGGCCGGCCGGCAAAGCGATCCGGGTCGCCGGGCGGGATCCTCGCGACGAACCGGACGCCCGTCGCATAGGCCGCCTGCCAGTCGTTCGGGGCGTCGCCGACGAAGAGGGCCTCGCCCGGTGAGGCGCCGGTCTCGGCCAGGATCTCCCTGATGCACTCGGCCTTCGTCTTCGGCGAGCCGTAGATCCGGACGAAATACTTCGTGAGGTCGCGGCGGCGGGCGATCTCGTGCATCTCCCCCTCGGGGGTCGCGGATACGATGTAGAGCGGGAGCCGCCGGGAGCAGTCTTCGAGAAGTTCTTCCGCCCCTTCGACGTACGGGACGGTGAGCATGGCATCGAAGATGAGCCCGACGTACTCGCTCGCGAGCCACTCCTCCTGCTCGGGGGTGAGCGGCTCGTGGAGGATGTTTTCGTAGATGTAACGGTACTTGTCGTACCGGGACATCCCACCGTTCTCGAGGTGGAAGGCGATGATCTCGTCGAGGTGTTCGGGGGCAAAGGAGAAGACCTTCCGGAACGCGGCGGTCTTTAGGGGGAGGGATTCGACGACGACGCCGTCGAAGTCGAGGATGAGGGTGGTGAGCATAACGAGTACTGACATTGACTGCCGGCTACTAGTACCTGACGGCCGCAGGAATTGATGGGGGCGGCAGGAACCTCGATGCCTGCCGGTCATCCAGATCGGGATGTGCCGTCCAGGCCCCGGTACATCCGCAGGAGGTCCGCCTCCATCGCGGACCAGTTATACCTTTCAAGAACCGCCCGCCTCCCGTTTGCGCCCATCCTCCGCGCCTCGTCCGGGTGGTCGAAGAGGTAGGCGATTGCGTCGGCGATCTCCTCCACGCTCCCCGGATCGACGAGGATGCCGCAGTCCGCCCGGGTAACGATATTACGGATCTCCGGCAGGTCGCTTGCGATGACCGGGAGCCCGATAAGCATGTAGTCGAAGAGCTTGTTCGGCAAGCCGATGGAGATGTTGTAGTATGTCGGCTGGAAGACAAGGAGCCCCGCGGTACCCTCGCTCAGCCTCTCGTACATTGCCCTGTAGGGAAGGAAACCGGTTGAGGTGACGAACCCTTCCCGGCCGGAGCCGCTGATCCGTTCCCTGAGATCTTCCCGGACGTTTCCGACGAGCGTGAGGGACACATCGGGATAGCGTTCCCGGGCCCGCTCGACGGCCCGAACGCACTCGTCGACCCCATGGAACGACTGCATATTGCCTGCCATGAACATGAGGTCCCGGCCGTTCCGGTCCAGGTTATAGGGAACATCAAGGTCGGCGATGGAGTAGTTCGAGAGGATGAGCGGGTCGAACCCCCTCTCCCTGAACCGCGCCGCAACGCTCTCGCTCACGGCAAACGTGCCCTCGGCCCGGCGGGCCAGGGCAATCTCCACCCGCGAGACGAGCGCGGAAAGCATCCTCTGTCCCGGGGTGCCGTTACGGATGCCGAGATCGAACGGGATCTCCGAGGGCCAGTGCTCGTGAATGTCGTAGACGAGCCGTTTCCCTTTGAGGTACTTCGCAAGGACCCCGATGAGGAGAGCGTCGGGCTCATGGCAGTGGTAGACGTCGGCGTCCTCGGCGAGGCATGCCCGGAGAAGCCGGAGAAGCGTGAAGGGGTGGAGGGCGACGGAGTCCGGCCGTTCTACGGTGACGATGCGGATCCCGTCCGCGACGCTGCTGCCGCTCCTGTCCGAAGGGGCGATGATCGTGACCTCATGCTCCTTTGCAAGGCTCTTTGCCTCTTTCTGAAATATCCTGCCGTCGCCGGGTCCGTGCGTGGACGTAAGCATGCAGATCTTCATAGCCGTATCGACCGGACCTACCAGGCGCGAGTGCCGGGCTTCAGATCGTTCCGCATAAGGATCTGATACCATGATATATCCTGCTTGCCCTCTCCTTCCAGGTGTGGCTCTCGCGTATGCGGCAGAGTGCCCGCCCCATCTCTTCGCGCACCTCCGGATGGAAGATCAGGCGCTCGATGGCCTCCGCCATCTCCGGCACCGAATAGTCCGCATAGGTAAAGCCGCCCTCATCGTCGATATCCATCAAGGACTCGCACTTCGTGCAGAGGATTGGTCTCGCCGCCCCGATGTATTCGAAGAGTTTCGTGGGGGATGCCAGGTTCAGGTATGGTTCCCCCGGGTTGTAGGGCAGCACGAGGAGATCCATCGGAGCGAGCGCGGCGGGGATCGCGCTCCTTGGAAGTTCGGCTCTCACGATAAAATCGCTTCTTTCAATCGTCTCCTTGAGGTCGTCCGGGATCCCGGGTCCGTACGGCCCGATGAGGTGCAAGCGGATCCAGGGGTAACGCTCCCGCAGGATACCGCATGAACTCACCAGAAGATCGATCCCCCTGTTCTTTGTCAGCGCTCCTGTATAGCAGATGTTGAACCGCCCTTCGACCGGAGAATACGGTGCAGAGTGTTGCGTGAAGAACTCCTCTTCAACCCCGTTCGGGACGAATACAACAGGTGTCCCGTCGAGATGATACGTTCGCCTGATCCGCTCCCACATCCGCGGGTTCAGCGCGATGAGGAGTGTTGCCCGGCCCAGGCAGTAGCCTTCCGTCCTCTGCGGCACCCCGAACTGCCCGTCGCCGACTGCCGCGGCCTGTTCCCGCGTATCGTGGATATCCACGACGGTCGGGATCCTGCAGGCCGTGCAGAGACGGAACAAAAGCCTGTTCTGAAACGTCGTCAGCGAATGCGGATACGCAAAAAAAGCCAGGGGCCGGTCTTTTAAGAGGCGGTATGCGGAGCGAAGGGCGACGGTGGTTTTGATGACGTTGTTGCAGAGCCTTTCCGGAAGGCCCTGTCCGGGTAGAACCTCGAACGAGATCGTGTCAACTCCGAGATCCTCGTACCGGGTGAGTTCTCCGAGCAGAAATCGGATCCTCGTGTACGTGGGGGACCAGTTCCCGTCGTCCCTGAGGACGGCCCCGTTGAGAACCGCAAAGATCCGGATCATGCCGGATTCTCTTCAATCACTCTGCAGATCTTCTCCCTCCTTTCTTCAAGGGAGAACTTCGCCTGGACCCTGGCCCTTGCCGCCCTGCCCCCGTCGGAGTGCAGCGCCTCCATTATCGCCGTCGACGTCGCCTGCACATCGCCGTAGGGTACCACGAACCCCGTACCCCCCACCACCTCAGGGAGGGCGCCCCTCTCGGTCACCACGGGGACGCACTCGCAGGACATCGCTTCGGCGAGCGCGACACCGAACGACTCCCGGTAAGAGAGCTGGCAGTAGACCTTTGCTCGGCGGTACCAGCGCAGGAGTTCTTCCTGGGAGGGGGACGGGACAAACGTGACGTTCTGTGGGGCGCTCCGTCTCAGATCCTCGATGCTTCCGTCAAGGACGCGGCCGACGACGGCGAACCGGAGATCCGGGAGGCTCCTTGCGGCGTTGAGGAACGTGTCAAGGCCCTTGAGCGTGATGTTGTTTTTACTGATCTGGCAGACCGTGATGACGAGATCCTCCTTCGTCTCTCCCGGGGTGAACTGTGCACAGTCGATGCCGTTATAGACGACCGCAACGTGGCGTCGCTCACTCAGGTTGAGTATCTCCCGCCTGTTGAACTCCGAGACCGCGAGGATGTGATCGGCGTTTCCGATGATGTAGTTCACCCTCTTTGCGAGTTTCGGGTCGAGCAGGGCACCGTACCCGATCTCCGGCTCTTTTGCGACCTCATACCCGCCGATGACGACGAGGGTTCTCTTCCCGAGGAGGTTCGCCAGTCTTACCGCGAGATACGAGTGGTTGTGGGCGAACCAGGAGTAGGTGAGATCTGCCCAGAGGACCCCCCGCAGGATCTCGAATGAGATCAGGAGGGACCGCTTCAGGCCGTTTTTTCCCTGGTAGTCGCTGATGACGGTCTCCCTGACCAGGTATTCCTGCCGGAGCGTCTTCAGGTCCCGCTCCGTAAACGTGGAAGGAGAGGGGGATACCAGAAATACCTTCTTTTGTCGTTCTGTTTCATGCTGCTCCACGTAAGGCCTCCGGGATTCGAGCAGGCTGAATAATCAGCCGTCCGGTGGGGACCGTATTCGCGTGGGGAGATATATATTTTTCATCGAATATGCTGCCGAATAACGGTGACAAGGGAGCCGGGAAGCAGGTGTCCTGCATGAGCAGCGGGAGTCGCTCCGTGACGGGGTATCCGGCCGTGGAGACTCCGAGCAGGCGATCCCTTCGCTACGTGAGGCCGCCCTGCACCCCGGAAACGCCAGCCAGGCCGACACCGGCATTTGGCGTCTGTACGTTGAAGATCCTCATCCAGCGCCCGAACAGGATCCATCTCCAGACCATTGCGCTGACGGGGTCGTCTCCCGTGAACATGCGCTCCAGTTTACCAAGGACTTCCTTCGTTAAAATGCCCTTCGAGTCCTGGACGGCCTCTACGAGCAGCCGGCGGAAGATCTCGGGGTCCTCGTACCGGAGCCAGTGCTCCTCTGCCGTGTAGAAACCCATCTTGTCCATACGCATGCGCACCCTCTCGGGGAGGATGCCCGACATCGCCTCACGCAGTATCCGCTTGGTCACGCCTTCGTGGATGCGGTACTCCTCAGGGAGACTCATCACGTACTCGACCAGGCGATAGTCCAGGAACGGCACCCTCGACTCGACGGAGTGAGCCATAGAGTTCCGGTCCTCCCAGTGGAGGAGGCTTGGCAGACTCACCCAGAGCATCTGGTCAAGAGCGATCGACTGTGTGGTCGTGAGGGAAGGCCCGGAGCGTGCCGCGAAAGACCGCTCTGCTCCCGATGCGGCAGCGTTATACGCGGAGAGCAGACCGGTGTTGAGCCAGGAGGAACCGGCCTGGCCCGACGTGGCGTAGGGTTTCATGATCTCCCTGACGGAAGAGGGCAGCAGGTAGTATCCCATCATGGAGAGCGACTGAAACTCGGAGAGACCGTGCCTTGACTTGACCGCCCGGATATCCCGCCAGAGCATCTTCCATTTCATACTGTGGAAGTGGTCCGCGTATCGGCACCCGAAGAACCACTGGTATCCGCAGAGTTGTTCGTCGGCGCCCTGACCGTCCAGCAGGACCTTCACCCCGTGGTTTGCGGCAAGCTCGAAGACAAGCCACTGGGCGTAGATGCTTGTCGTCTTGAACGGTTCATCCTGGTACCAGACGAGCTCATCGAGTTCCTCAAGCAGCTCCTCAAAGGAAGGATACGTGTAATGCGCCTCAATACCCCGTGCGCTGATAACTTCGTCGGCGTATTCGCGCTCGTCATACTCTTTTACATCCGAGCAGGCAGAGAACGTCTTCTGGAACCCCTCTTTCTGCTCCTCCCGGAGAAGGTCGTTTGCCAGGCAGACGATGGACGAGGAGTCGAGCCCGCCTGATAGGCAGGAGCCGCCGGGGACGTCCGAACGCAGCCGTAGTCGGACCGAGTCCCGGAGCAGCCGCCCGAACTCCGTCACCGCTTCATCAAACGTCCCGGAGAACTGGTGCGGGTCGAGGCGATACCACCGGTAGACCGGGAGAGCAGTATCAATCTCGCCCACCCGGAACTCCGCGGCCTCACCGCCCCGGAGCTGGTATACCCCGGCAAAGAGCGTCTCGGATGTGTGGTCGAGGAGGTTCGAGACCAGGTAGTCGTAAACCCGCGGCCCGTTCACGTGGGGGTTCCAGCCGGGAAGGACTGTGAAGGCTTTGATCTCTGAAGCCATCGCGAGGAACCCTTCGGGAGAGAACCAGTAGTAGAGAGGTTTGACCCCAAAACGGTCACGGGCGACGAAGACCTTCTGTTCTTGAGTATCGTAGATGACGAACGCCCACATGCCGTTGAGGCGGTGGAGGCAGTCGCGGCCCCAGTGTGCGTATGCGGCAAGGAGAACCTCTGTATCGGTGCTTGAGGCGAACCGGTGTCCGTACGCCTCGAGTTCGAGCCGGAGTTCGCGGTAGTTGTAGATCTCCCCGTTGTACACGATCCAGTATCGCCGGTCCGGCGAACACATCGGCTGGTGGCCTGCCGGGGTGGGATCGATGATCGAGAGGCGGCGGTGGCCGAGCGCTAACACTGCACGTTCGGGGAGACCACCCGGAGTGGGATGTTGCGGGGCATACGCCAGATCGGATCCGTACACCGCAAGAGGCGTGTCTTCACCGCCGAATATCGAGATCTCCCGAGGGTTTTGCCCGAAAAAAACTGACCCTTCATCGTCAGGCCCACGGTGCCGCAGGATATCGGTCATTACCGTGATATGTCTGAGTTGCTCCGGCAAACCACCTAACATTACAAGCGCTGCGATCCCGCACATGGGGGTAATCCGAACTATATATGATATAAGTCAATAAAAATACGTTGCTCACATTCCCAAAGGTTTATCCCGGAGCACCGATTCTTCCGTGAACTTCGCGCAGGCAAACGACACAAACAGCCTTTCAAGATCCGGCTTGTCTGAAAGACAGAGTGCCTGTACACCTCCTTTATCCACTATAGCACGGACAAGCGCTGAAACACGCTCTTCTGCCATCCCCGCACCCTGAAGATAGGTGATTGCCCGGGGGTCGGCAACCCAGTGCTCCGGGACATCGCCATCGATCAGGCGGAGGTAACGCTCCGCCACCCGCACCGGATTCCACTGCGTTTGGACGAAGTCTCGTGCCCGCCTGCCAACCTCCGCTCGATAGCCGGCATCGGTGACGAGCGGTTCGAGGGCGTCTTCTATCTCGGCCGGGTAGCAGTAGATAGCAGGCGGGATCACGTCAGCGGCATAATCATCCCAGATATAGCGCGCATAATAGCCGCCGACAACTGCCGGTTTCCCGTACCAGGCGGCTTCGGTCGCAAACACCGCCATTGGGGTGTCCGAGTAGAGTTGATCGACGACGATGTCGCACCGTTGCAGTTCGTCAAGAACAACCGCATGCGGTTTTCCGGTAATCTCAAAGTACTCGATCGGGTAGCCCTTTGCCTGTAATGAACGGATGGCATCACGGATCGCCGGCGTCCCCTTGGCGTCAGGATCAGACGGGGAGTGCAGGATCCGAACAATCCCGTTTCGCATGCGAGAATCGTTCTCTTCTACCGAAGCACGGGCAAACGGGATACCGATGTTTAGCCCCTTCACAAACTGCCGTGCCTGCAGGTGGGCTGCTGCAGGGTGATGGACCGTAACGTCCGCAAACCGCTCAATCCATCGGATCTTCCGCTTCTGCATGCGGGTCATACGCATACATCGACGCGGATCATCGATATCGGCGGATTTGCAGAGAGCTCCATCGATGTATGGCGGGCGGCCATCGCTCCCGAAGAAGATGTAGATAACGCGTTTTCCGAGAAGGCGGAGGAGGGGGAGATCGAGGTAGCCAAGAAACGTCGAATTGTAGCCCAGAATGAAGACATCGAAGCGAATAATCGCCCAAACAAACACAGGCAAATTCAGGGCATAGAAGACAGCATACCACAGGTACTTTAACAGAGTGCGGCCCTGCTGCGCCCGCTTCCAGAGACTTTTTTGCCAAGCGACAAGGCAGATCGGGACATCATCGCCTGCATATCCAAATACATGACCTTTCTGGTTGATGAATGTGCAGTCGAGCCCCAACTCCTGAAACCCAGTCTTCAGATTGGCATTGTAGCCCGCGATCTCGACAAGTCCGATGAGTATTCTTCGACGGTCCATGATGCCTACAACAATATCGCCATATTTGCTGAAATAGGATTCCCATTCGGGCGGCAGCGAATCCGTACCCCGCATTGAAAACAGGGATGACACGGGTAAAACAGTATTTATCAGTACACACTTCAAATCATTGGAGAGGAGGAGCCAGTGGAGATCATAGACTGCCATGCGCACGTAACTGCATCGGGACA
This portion of the Methanoculleus caldifontis genome encodes:
- a CDS encoding glycosyltransferase, translating into MAVYDLHWLLLSNDLKCVLINTVLPVSSLFSMRGTDSLPPEWESYFSKYGDIVVGIMDRRRILIGLVEIAGYNANLKTGFQELGLDCTFINQKGHVFGYAGDDVPICLVAWQKSLWKRAQQGRTLLKYLWYAVFYALNLPVFVWAIIRFDVFILGYNSTFLGYLDLPLLRLLGKRVIYIFFGSDGRPPYIDGALCKSADIDDPRRCMRMTRMQKRKIRWIERFADVTVHHPAAAHLQARQFVKGLNIGIPFARASVEENDSRMRNGIVRILHSPSDPDAKGTPAIRDAIRSLQAKGYPIEYFEITGKPHAVVLDELQRCDIVVDQLYSDTPMAVFATEAAWYGKPAVVGGYYARYIWDDYAADVIPPAIYCYPAEIEDALEPLVTDAGYRAEVGRRARDFVQTQWNPVRVAERYLRLIDGDVPEHWVADPRAITYLQGAGMAEERVSALVRAIVDKGGVQALCLSDKPDLERLFVSFACAKFTEESVLRDKPLGM
- the asnB gene encoding asparagine synthase (glutamine-hydrolyzing) gives rise to the protein MCGIAALVMLGGLPEQLRHITVMTDILRHRGPDDEGSVFFGQNPREISIFGGEDTPLAVYGSDLAYAPQHPTPGGLPERAVLALGHRRLSIIDPTPAGHQPMCSPDRRYWIVYNGEIYNYRELRLELEAYGHRFASSTDTEVLLAAYAHWGRDCLHRLNGMWAFVIYDTQEQKVFVARDRFGVKPLYYWFSPEGFLAMASEIKAFTVLPGWNPHVNGPRVYDYLVSNLLDHTSETLFAGVYQLRGGEAAEFRVGEIDTALPVYRWYRLDPHQFSGTFDEAVTEFGRLLRDSVRLRLRSDVPGGSCLSGGLDSSSIVCLANDLLREEQKEGFQKTFSACSDVKEYDEREYADEVISARGIEAHYTYPSFEELLEELDELVWYQDEPFKTTSIYAQWLVFELAANHGVKVLLDGQGADEQLCGYQWFFGCRYADHFHSMKWKMLWRDIRAVKSRHGLSEFQSLSMMGYYLLPSSVREIMKPYATSGQAGSSWLNTGLLSAYNAAASGAERSFAARSGPSLTTTQSIALDQMLWVSLPSLLHWEDRNSMAHSVESRVPFLDYRLVEYVMSLPEEYRIHEGVTKRILREAMSGILPERVRMRMDKMGFYTAEEHWLRYEDPEIFRRLLVEAVQDSKGILTKEVLGKLERMFTGDDPVSAMVWRWILFGRWMRIFNVQTPNAGVGLAGVSGVQGGLT